A genome region from Sphingorhabdus sp. SMR4y includes the following:
- a CDS encoding alpha/beta fold hydrolase: MKYFAPVFLTLLAASALSACATPADRPGNPGFVACADQDLDANLSDSLCHETRVDHSARQDQPASLFVRKFPALGNHQGEIWLIAGGPGESGASFYADINFFRQTFADYDVMVPDHRGTGYSSKLCMPEETPDSTGGLALARAEWGSCFGTLYANPERAGSFNRRNAALDLDTLVSTLGSQNTTLVYGVSYGTSLALEYAGLATSDIDGIILDSLTPEASDHLNGLSYRSQTTNQVGMALLDRCATDSHCSLGTEAVEIYRALLEKLDAGIDFPGMESVPNGDLRQLLGLLLDVPSARNRIPDIIGALSNRDSDAGRLILDVIQDAESYWSKISRFQQATSSIPLSAIITGSEFNSRPDLTAEQLASEKANLGFTSPLPGLLVNNRFPLYEPLPALALPATMPPILILQGTLDPKTPYATAAKHAASLRARGSVAMLSLTDAPHAAYITSQDCLAKPLALFAANPEAVASETCAPAATALTFR, encoded by the coding sequence GTGAAATATTTCGCACCGGTCTTTTTGACTCTGCTGGCGGCCAGCGCCCTGAGCGCTTGCGCAACTCCGGCGGATCGCCCGGGCAATCCCGGCTTTGTTGCTTGCGCTGACCAGGATCTGGACGCCAATCTGTCCGACAGCCTCTGTCACGAAACCCGCGTCGATCACAGCGCACGGCAGGACCAACCTGCTTCGCTCTTCGTGCGCAAATTCCCCGCGCTTGGCAACCATCAGGGCGAGATATGGCTGATCGCCGGTGGTCCCGGCGAATCCGGCGCCAGTTTCTACGCCGACATCAATTTCTTCAGACAGACATTTGCCGACTATGATGTCATGGTTCCCGATCATCGCGGAACCGGCTATTCGTCAAAATTGTGCATGCCCGAGGAGACACCGGATAGTACCGGCGGGCTGGCACTTGCCAGAGCGGAATGGGGAAGCTGTTTCGGGACTTTATATGCAAACCCGGAAAGAGCCGGCAGTTTCAACCGGCGAAACGCCGCGCTTGACCTCGACACACTTGTATCGACGCTGGGCTCGCAGAACACTACCCTGGTCTATGGCGTCTCATACGGCACGTCGCTGGCGCTTGAATATGCCGGACTGGCGACCAGTGACATCGACGGCATCATTCTCGACTCCCTGACTCCCGAAGCGTCCGATCATCTGAATGGGCTCTCCTACCGATCACAAACCACGAACCAGGTTGGCATGGCCTTGCTTGATCGCTGTGCGACAGACAGCCATTGCAGTCTCGGAACGGAAGCCGTCGAAATCTATCGCGCCTTGCTCGAGAAGCTCGATGCCGGGATAGATTTTCCGGGCATGGAGAGTGTGCCCAATGGTGATCTGCGACAGCTTCTAGGCCTGCTTCTGGATGTACCGAGTGCCCGCAACCGGATTCCGGACATTATCGGAGCGTTGTCGAACAGAGATTCCGACGCCGGACGGCTGATTCTGGATGTCATTCAGGACGCCGAGTCCTATTGGAGCAAGATCAGTCGATTCCAACAGGCGACCTCTTCGATCCCGCTGTCTGCCATTATCACCGGTTCCGAATTTAACAGCCGCCCCGACCTGACGGCCGAGCAACTGGCTTCGGAGAAAGCCAATTTGGGCTTCACCAGCCCCCTTCCCGGCCTGCTGGTGAACAACCGGTTCCCGCTCTATGAACCCCTGCCAGCGCTGGCCCTGCCCGCCACAATGCCACCCATATTGATATTGCAGGGAACATTGGACCCGAAAACGCCTTATGCCACGGCCGCAAAACATGCAGCCAGCCTCCGTGCCAGGGGATCCGTCGCGATGTTGAGCCTGACCGACGCGCCGCATGCGGCCTATATCACCAGCCAGGATTGTCTTGCAAAGCCGCTGGCGCTGTTTGCCGCAAATCCGGAAGCGGTGGCATCGGAAACCTGTGCTCCCGCGGCGACCGCCCTCACTTTCCGTTGA
- a CDS encoding tetratricopeptide repeat protein translates to MSRTWGTAIMTTMALVGVASAARAEVLAIEGMTPAGSPEFVDIQSIAIERFGGSEGRALAFALEDRLSAVTIFGQDYFDIIGGRAAVPSDASLSGHVTAGIEEYETTAKRRRCVERDDKDKCVTRKSIRVDCLRRIIDYRAQVRVTRYSDGRSIYSESFPESHEQTICFGDDEDFASSESVIRTMVAATASAVRDDLAPRQYRRDIRILESRKGMTKVESNFFKAAIRMTKSDAAEACRMWDEAAASGQVHISLTFNRGLCAEQRGDLEAALDLYEEADRIAPGKSEVTGSLQRVSDHRRALDEWELRQTGTA, encoded by the coding sequence ATGAGCAGGACATGGGGCACCGCAATCATGACCACTATGGCGTTGGTCGGCGTGGCAAGCGCGGCACGCGCCGAGGTTCTGGCAATCGAGGGGATGACGCCGGCCGGTTCTCCCGAATTTGTCGATATTCAGTCGATTGCGATCGAGCGTTTTGGTGGCAGTGAAGGCCGGGCGCTGGCCTTTGCGCTGGAGGACCGGCTGTCGGCGGTCACGATATTCGGGCAGGATTATTTCGATATCATCGGCGGGCGGGCTGCGGTGCCGTCGGACGCGTCGCTTTCCGGTCATGTCACCGCCGGGATCGAGGAATATGAAACGACCGCCAAGCGGCGGCGCTGCGTCGAGCGGGATGACAAGGACAAATGTGTCACCCGCAAGTCGATCAGGGTGGATTGCCTGCGCCGGATCATCGATTATCGCGCGCAGGTGCGGGTGACGCGCTATAGCGACGGCCGCAGCATCTATAGCGAGAGCTTTCCGGAAAGCCATGAGCAGACAATATGCTTTGGCGATGACGAGGATTTCGCCAGCAGCGAGTCGGTGATCCGGACGATGGTGGCAGCGACGGCCAGCGCGGTTCGCGATGATCTGGCCCCGAGACAATATCGCCGGGACATCAGGATATTGGAAAGCCGCAAGGGCATGACCAAGGTCGAAAGCAATTTCTTCAAGGCGGCGATCAGGATGACCAAGAGCGATGCGGCGGAGGCCTGCCGGATGTGGGACGAGGCGGCGGCAAGCGGTCAGGTGCATATCTCGCTGACCTTCAACAGGGGGCTTTGCGCCGAGCAGCGCGGTGATCTGGAAGCGGCGCTGGACCTCTACGAGGAAGCGGACAGGATCGCGCCGGGAAAATCGGAGGTGACCGGATCCCTGCAACGCGTCAGCGATCATCGGCGCGCATTGGACGAATGGGAATTGCGCCAGACCGGAACCGCGTGA
- the aspS gene encoding aspartate--tRNA ligase: MHAYRTHNCSALRSSHVGEEVRLSGWIHRKRDHGNLLFVDLRDHFGLTQIVSETGSEAFKILDGARVESVVTVTGKVVARDEETVNKNLPTGEVELVADTVSMQGPADELPMPVFGEQEYPEDIRLRYRFLDLRRESVHANMMLRSKVIASLRKRMTDQGFTEFQTPILTASSPEGARDYLVPSRVHPGKFYALPQAPQMFKQMLMVAGFDRYFQIAPCFRDEDARADRSPGEFYQLDFEMSFVTQEDVFQTLEPVLAGVFEEFANGRSVTPAGEFPRIPYKESMLKYGNDKPDLRNPIIIQDVSEHFKGSGFGLFDKITSTGGTVRAFVAPEAGKNSRKFFDAMNDWARGEGFAGLGYINMKEGAAGGPIAKNHGEEGTAKLLADLGCGPDDGVFFAAGKEAEAAKLAGLARTRAAEQLGLIDENAFKFCWIVDYPMFEYDDELKKMDFSHNPFSMPQGELEALESKDPLDILAWQYDIVCNGIELSSGAIRNHRPDIMYKAFEIAGYTKEQVDTEFSGMINALKYGAPPHGGSAPGVDRIVMMLANEPNIREVVLFPMNQKAEDLMMSAPSPVAAKQLRELHIRVVEPPKEG; encoded by the coding sequence ATGCACGCATATCGCACCCACAATTGTTCCGCGCTTCGCTCTTCGCACGTCGGCGAGGAAGTCCGTCTGTCCGGCTGGATCCATCGCAAGCGCGATCACGGCAATCTGCTGTTCGTCGATCTGCGCGACCATTTCGGTCTGACCCAGATCGTCAGCGAAACCGGCAGCGAGGCTTTCAAGATTCTCGACGGTGCGCGGGTTGAATCCGTCGTCACGGTAACCGGCAAGGTTGTCGCCCGCGACGAGGAAACGGTGAACAAGAACCTGCCGACCGGCGAAGTCGAGCTGGTCGCTGATACGGTCAGCATGCAGGGGCCGGCCGATGAATTGCCGATGCCGGTGTTCGGCGAGCAGGAATATCCCGAAGATATCCGTCTGCGCTATCGCTTCCTCGATCTGCGCCGCGAAAGCGTGCACGCCAATATGATGCTGCGCTCGAAAGTGATCGCGAGCCTGCGCAAGCGGATGACCGATCAGGGCTTTACCGAATTCCAGACGCCGATCCTGACCGCATCGTCACCGGAAGGTGCACGCGATTATCTCGTGCCGAGCCGGGTTCATCCCGGAAAATTCTACGCGCTGCCGCAGGCGCCGCAGATGTTCAAGCAGATGCTGATGGTCGCCGGTTTCGACCGCTATTTCCAGATCGCCCCCTGTTTCCGCGACGAAGACGCGCGCGCCGACCGTTCGCCGGGCGAATTTTACCAGCTCGATTTCGAAATGAGCTTTGTCACCCAGGAAGATGTGTTCCAGACGCTGGAGCCGGTGCTGGCCGGTGTGTTCGAGGAATTTGCCAATGGCCGTTCGGTAACGCCCGCCGGTGAATTTCCGCGCATTCCCTACAAGGAATCGATGCTGAAATATGGCAATGACAAACCGGACCTGCGCAACCCGATCATCATCCAGGACGTCAGCGAGCATTTCAAGGGCTCCGGTTTCGGCCTGTTCGACAAGATCACTTCGACCGGTGGCACCGTGCGCGCCTTTGTCGCGCCGGAAGCGGGCAAGAACAGCCGCAAATTCTTCGATGCGATGAACGACTGGGCGCGCGGCGAAGGTTTCGCCGGGCTCGGCTATATCAATATGAAGGAAGGCGCGGCCGGCGGGCCGATTGCCAAGAACCACGGCGAGGAAGGCACGGCGAAGCTGCTGGCCGATCTTGGCTGTGGTCCGGATGATGGCGTGTTTTTTGCCGCCGGCAAGGAAGCCGAAGCGGCGAAGCTGGCCGGCCTGGCGCGGACGCGGGCGGCCGAGCAACTGGGGCTGATCGACGAGAACGCGTTCAAATTCTGCTGGATCGTCGACTATCCGATGTTCGAATATGATGACGAGCTGAAGAAAATGGATTTCTCGCACAATCCCTTCTCGATGCCGCAGGGCGAACTGGAAGCGCTGGAGAGCAAGGACCCGCTCGACATCCTTGCCTGGCAATATGATATTGTCTGCAACGGCATCGAACTGTCCTCCGGGGCGATCCGGAACCACCGGCCCGACATCATGTACAAGGCGTTCGAGATCGCCGGTTACACCAAGGAGCAGGTCGACACCGAATTTTCCGGCATGATCAATGCGCTGAAATATGGCGCGCCGCCGCATGGTGGCTCGGCGCCGGGTGTTGACCGGATCGTGATGATGCTGGCCAACGAACCGAATATCCGCGAGGTTGTGCTCTTCCCGATGAACCAGAAGGCCGAAGACCTGATGATGAGCGCGCCGAGCCCGGTTGCCGCGAAACAGCTGCGCGAATTGCATATCCGGGTGGTCGAGCCGCCGAAGGAAGGCTAG
- a CDS encoding alpha/beta fold hydrolase — protein sequence MTNPELHHFASSHGDICYFEWGERGAGPSVLLLHATGFHARCWDQVVAAFPAGTHVIAVDQLGHGRSDAPIIADWNGVGGATAELVQSLGIRFAVGAGHSMGGHCLVQVAASHPDLLERLVLIDPVIMAREFYRNPPDYSGTSEMVAKRRNSWTGPEEMLERFQDRHPYRLWDPAVLRDYCEHGLLPDGQGGYRLACPPQTEASIYATSASVDPWPLIDSIAQPVKILRAPQLVQDGAFDFATSPTPPGLADGFANGSDVYLPDLTHFMPMQDPRRIAELIIAS from the coding sequence ATGACAAATCCCGAACTTCACCATTTTGCCTCGTCCCACGGCGATATCTGTTATTTCGAATGGGGCGAGCGGGGCGCGGGGCCATCGGTGCTGCTGCTCCATGCCACCGGCTTTCATGCCCGTTGCTGGGATCAGGTCGTGGCCGCTTTTCCGGCCGGCACCCATGTGATTGCGGTGGATCAGCTGGGCCATGGCCGCAGCGATGCACCGATTATTGCCGACTGGAATGGTGTTGGCGGCGCGACTGCAGAGCTGGTGCAGTCGCTGGGGATCCGGTTTGCGGTCGGCGCGGGGCACAGCATGGGCGGTCATTGCCTGGTGCAGGTGGCGGCCAGCCATCCCGATCTGCTGGAACGGCTGGTGCTGATCGATCCGGTGATCATGGCCCGCGAATTTTACCGGAACCCGCCCGATTATAGCGGTACCAGCGAGATGGTCGCCAAGCGGCGCAACAGCTGGACCGGACCGGAGGAAATGCTGGAGCGGTTCCAAGACCGGCATCCCTACCGGCTGTGGGATCCGGCGGTGCTCAGAGACTATTGCGAACATGGGCTGCTGCCGGACGGGCAGGGCGGATATCGCCTGGCCTGTCCGCCGCAGACCGAAGCATCGATCTATGCGACCAGCGCTTCGGTCGATCCGTGGCCGCTGATCGACAGCATTGCGCAGCCCGTCAAGATCTTGCGGGCGCCGCAGCTCGTGCAGGACGGCGCTTTTGACTTTGCCACGTCGCCGACCCCGCCCGGGCTGGCGGATGGTTTTGCCAACGGGAGTGATGTCTATCTGCCTGACCTGACCCATTTCATGCCGATGCAGGACCCCAGGCGGATTGCGGAACTGATCATCGCCAGCTAA
- a CDS encoding polyphosphate kinase 2 family protein, producing the protein MTINLSDYESDDDFDGDYSEALKALQDRLAHIHFKHIIHGSRSILVFEGWDAAGKGGTIRRMTGEWDPRYYDVWPIGAPSKEEKDRHFLWRFWQKLPGSREIGVFDRSWYGRVLVERVEGFCEPADWKRGYDEINEFEAQQIDGGTNLVKLFFHTTQEEQDKRLAKRLDTPHKRWKITAEDFRNRDKRDAYLEAMHNMFQYTDTRWAPWKVIAGNDKKSARIAAMTHVADTLEAVLPDHLPDADPELVELAHEAFGYEVKD; encoded by the coding sequence ATGACCATAAATCTTTCCGACTATGAATCCGATGACGATTTTGACGGCGATTATAGCGAGGCGCTGAAAGCGCTGCAGGACCGGCTGGCGCATATCCATTTCAAGCATATCATTCACGGCAGCCGCTCGATCCTGGTATTCGAGGGCTGGGACGCAGCGGGCAAGGGCGGCACGATCCGCCGGATGACCGGCGAATGGGATCCGCGATATTATGATGTCTGGCCGATCGGCGCCCCGAGCAAGGAAGAAAAAGACCGCCATTTCCTCTGGCGCTTCTGGCAGAAATTGCCGGGCAGCCGCGAAATCGGCGTGTTCGACCGCAGCTGGTATGGCCGGGTGCTGGTCGAGCGCGTGGAGGGCTTTTGCGAGCCGGCGGACTGGAAGCGCGGTTATGACGAGATCAACGAATTTGAAGCGCAGCAGATCGACGGCGGCACCAATCTGGTGAAGCTGTTCTTTCACACCACGCAGGAAGAACAGGACAAGCGTCTGGCCAAACGGCTCGACACGCCGCACAAGCGCTGGAAAATTACCGCCGAAGATTTCCGCAACCGGGACAAGCGCGACGCTTATCTCGAAGCGATGCACAACATGTTCCAATATACCGATACGCGCTGGGCCCCCTGGAAAGTGATCGCCGGCAATGACAAGAAATCCGCGCGTATCGCGGCGATGACCCATGTCGCCGACACGCTGGAAGCAGTCTTGCCGGATCATTTGCCGGACGCTGATCCGGAGCTGGTCGAACTGGCCCATGAAGCATTTGGCTATGAGGTCAAGGATTGA